A single window of Nicotiana sylvestris chromosome 5, ASM39365v2, whole genome shotgun sequence DNA harbors:
- the LOC138869321 gene encoding uncharacterized protein — protein sequence MGGSHFCNKAFDTLFRKYGVTHKVTTPYHPQASGQVEVSNQEIKSVLSKMMNANQTDWSKKLVDALWDYRMAYKIPIGMSPFQLVLGKACHRLVELEHKEMWALKKLNLDWDVTANLRVAHLNKLDKFWYHAYASSSLYKEKMK from the coding sequence ATGGGGGGGtcacacttttgcaacaaagcttTTGACACTTTATTTAGAAAGTATGGCGTTACTCACAAAGTCACGACTCCCTATCACCCAcaagctagtggccaagtggaagtctccaaccaaGAGATAAAAAGTGTCTTGTCTAAAATGATGAATGCTAATCAAACGGATTGGTCCAAGAAGCTTGTTGATGCGTTATGGGATTATCGAATGGCTTACAAAATACCTATCGGAATGTCTCCATTCCAGTTAGTGCTCGGGAAAGCTTGTCATCGTCTGGTGGAACTAGAGCACAAGGAAATGTGGGCTTTAAAGAAATTGAATCTTGATTGGGATGTAACCGCTAACTTGCGGGTTGCACACTTGAATAAATTGGATAAGTTCTGGTACCATGCATATGCGAGTTCAtccttgtacaaagaaaagatgaaataa